Proteins from one Limanda limanda chromosome 9, fLimLim1.1, whole genome shotgun sequence genomic window:
- the LOC133010592 gene encoding cornifelin-like, protein MAAQPLREWNTGLFDCFEDTNTCCYGFWCCPCLACTVSGKFGENGCLPLCDLFSPAVMGLCGIPLFAPPAAASLRSSIRNRHGIKGSICKDIAISCFCVYCSWCQMHREIKDKDRLNIINNQPARQ, encoded by the exons ATGGCAGCACAACCTTTGAGAGAGTGGAACACCGGTCTCTTCGACTGCTTCGAGGACACGAATACTT GTTGCTATGGCTTCTGGTGCTGTCCTTGCCTCGCCTGCACGGTTTCAGGAAAATTCGGAGAGAACGGTTGCCTCCCCTTATGTGACTTGTTCAGCCCTGCTGTGATGGGCCTCTGTGGGATACCTCTATTTGCTCCCCCCGCGGCCGCGAGTCTCCGGTCCTCCATTCGGAACAGACACGGCATCAAG GGCTCTATCTGTAAAGACATCgccatttcctgtttctgtgtgtactGCTCCTGGTGTCAGATGCATCGGGAGATAAAAGACAAGGACCGCTTGAACATCATCAACAATCAGCCGGCGCGCCAGTGA
- the ttc4 gene encoding tetratricopeptide repeat protein 4: MASSSKQDESDDDMDEFMDKFKTMKYKNGFSKDNWEEEFDKIPMFLKSVPDEINPEEYPELAAIQSIIHSEDRTPEEQAKALKNEGNEFFKEKQYKKAIVAYTAGLQKKCGDQELSKVLHTNRAAAHFYLGNMRSALNDAAAAKKISPDHLKALIRGAQCCVELRHFSEAVQWCDEGLKVHPTDKKLQELRAAADKHRRAVERDARKVKVKEKKLHEEKQALVAAIKDRGIKLLQSAKPRGSEDEREDGGSSAVMSQLSVDGLESQEATGHHVFQDEQGFLHWPVLFLYPEHQQSDFISAFCESSCIVDHLTVMFGEELPPWDSDRKYHPQNLQLYFEDEEKETLYQVNPETPLLKVLQHKRYFVKAGSPSFIVLVTGSSFREQFITGKKVRELKL; the protein is encoded by the exons ATGGCGTCGTCATCTAAACAAGATGAAAGTGACGACGACATGGACGAGTTCATGGACAAATTCAAGaccatgaaatataaaaacgGCTTCAGTAAAGACAACTGGGAAGAG gAATTTGACAAAATCCCCATGTTCCTGAAATCAGTGCCCGATGAGATCAACCCGGAGGAATACCCGGAACTGGCCGCTATCCAGTCCATCATCCACAGCGAGGACAGAACTCCAGAGG AACAAGCGAAAGCTCTGAAAAACGAGGGAAACGAGTTCTTCAAGGAGAAGCAGTACAAGAAGGCCATAGTGGCGTACACAGCCGGTCTGCAGAAGAAGTGTGGAGACCAGGAGCTCAGCAAGGTTCTTCACACCAACCGGGCTGCAGCACACTTCTATCTGG GCAACATGCGCTCTGCACTGAACGATGCTGCAGCTGCAAAGAAGATCTCACCCGACCATCTCAAAGCCTTGATCAGAG GAGCTCAGTGTTGCGTAGAGCTCCGCCACTTCTCCGAGGCCGTCCAGTGGTGCGACGAGGGGCTGAAAGTTCATCCGACCGACAAGAAGCTTCAGGAGCTGAGAGCCGCGGCAGATAAACACAGG agggcagtagAAAGAGATGCCAGGAAGGTCAAGGTGAAAGAGAAGAAGTTGCATGAAGAGAAACAAGCTCTAGTGGCAGCTATAAAG GACCGCGGCATCAAGCTTCTCCAGTCGGCGAAGCCACGCGGTTCCGAGGACGAGCGTGAGGATGGAGGCTCCtctgcagtgatgtcacagctgaGTGTGGATGGCCTGGAGTCCCAGGAGGCCACGGGCCATCACGTGTTCCAGGACGAGCAGGGCTTCCTGCACTGGCCCGTCCTCTTCCTGTATCCTGAGCACCAGCAGAGCGACTTCATCTCGGCTTTCTGCGAGAGCAGCTG TATCGTTGATCACTTGACCGTCATGTTTGGAGAAGAACTCCCCCCCTGGGACTCGGACAGAAAATACCACCCACAAAATCTGCAG CTGTACTttgaagatgaagagaaggagacaCTTTACCAAGTAAACCCAGAGACGCCACTGTTAAAAGTCTTGCAGCATAAAAG GTATTTCGTGAAGGCAGGAAGTCCGAGCTTCATCGTTTTGGTAACGGGATCCTCGTTCAGGGAGCAGTTTATAACGGGAAAGAAAGTACGAGAATTGAAATTGTAG
- the LOC133010591 gene encoding cornifelin-like yields MSTSYSGSELPTGRAGNRTYSACSAQPLREWKTGLFDCFEDTSTCCYGFWCCPCLACTVSGRFGENSCLPLCDLCSPAAFAFCGIPLFAPPVSVSLRSSMRNRHGIKGSICKDIAISCCCLTCSWCQMHREIKDLNKNQVIIINNQPAPVMMMAQPPMVVNQHGIPVTSY; encoded by the exons ATGTCCACTTCCTACTCGGGTTCAGAGCTGCCAACAGGACGTGCTGGCAACAGGACGTACTCAGCTTGCTCAG CACAACCTTTGAGAGAGTGGAAAACCGGTCTCTTCGACTGCTTCGAGGACACGAGTACTT GTTGCTATGGCTTCTGGTGCTGTCCTTGCCTCGCCTGTACGGTTTCAGGAAGATTCGGAGAGAACAGTTGCCTCCCCTTATGTGACTTGTGCAGCCCCGCTGCTTTTGCCTTCTGTGGGATACCTCTATTTGCTCCCCCTGTCTCCGTGAGTCTCCGGTCCTCCATGCGGAACAGACACGGCATCAAG GGCTCTATCTGTAAAGACATCGCCATTTCCTGTTGCTGTTTGACCTGCTCCTGGTGTCAGATGCATCGTGAGATAAAAGATCTCAATAAGAACCAAGTGATCATCATCAACAATCAGCCGGCACCAGTGATGATGATGGCGCAACCCCCTATGGTTGTGAACCAACATGGGATCCCTGTGACGTCATACTGA
- the pars2 gene encoding probable proline--tRNA ligase, mitochondrial has translation MEPVLHHLCPRVFQRLHRTLVLPKRNHSGCAEHNTAPASTRYRPPLLVSRLYQPSNLRDVGQDSRLPGDMTCKSQRLMQQAGLIHPSNPGCYYYLPATVRSMEKLVRVIDQEMQGIGGQKMDMPSLCSADLWKTSERWDLMGKELFRLKDRHGGDYCLGPTHEEAVTTLVAHQATLSYRQLPLLLYQITRKFRDEPKPKFGLLRGREFYMKDMYSFDVSEEAAYQTYESVCQAYTRLFSRLGLRCVQVQADTGNIGGKLSHEFQLPADIGEDRLLVCGNCSFSANVETLSSDGTDCPQCKTGTLVESKGIEVGHTFYLGKKYSQLFNATFSNAQNKPSVAEMGCFGLGVTRILAAAIEVMSTEEGIRWPGLLAPYQVCVLPPKKGSKVDEVALLANDLVHTLGEALPRLRGEVVLDDRTQMTIGKRLKDANRLGYPYVIVVGQGALEDTPRFEVICQQTGETIFLSKDGLVDLLGTVETV, from the exons ATGGAGCCTGTCTTGCACCACTTGTGCCCGAGGGTCTTCCAACGCCTCCACAGGACCTTAGTTCTTCCGAAGAGGAATCACTCAGGCTGTGCTGAACACAACACCGCTCCGGCCTCCACTCGGTACAGACCCCCGCTCCTGGTGTCACGCCTCTACCAGCCATCGAACCTGCGTGATGTGGGGCAGGACAGCCGGCTGCCAGGAGACATGACGTGTAAGAGCCAGAGACTCATGCAGCAGGCAGGGCTCATCCACCCGTCCAACCCAGGGTGCTACTACTACCTCCCTGCCACTGTCCGCTCCATGGAGAAGCTG GTGAGAGTGATTGACCAGGAGATGCAGGGGATCGGTGGACAGAAGATGGACATGCCCAGTCTGTGCTCGGCTGATCTCTGGAAAACCAGTGAGCGCTGGGACTTGATGGGAAAGGAGCTGTTCCGCCTGAAAGATCGTCATGGAGGCGACTACTGCTTGGGTCCCACACATGAGGAGGCAGTGACCACTCTGGTTGCTCACCAGGCAACTCTCTCCTACAGACAGCTCCCTTTGCTCCTTTACCAG ATTACCCGCAAATTCAGGGATGAGCCGAAGCCAAAGTTTGGTCTTCTCCGAGGGAGGGAGTTCTACATGAAGGACATGTACTCATTCGATGTGAGTGAGGAAGCTGCGTACCAGACCTACGAGTCTGTGTGCCAGGCTTACACCCGGCTCTTTTCCAGGCTGGGCCTGCGTTGTGTTCAGGTGCAGGCGGACACAGGAAATATCGGCGGTAAACTCTCCCATGAGTTCCAGCTGCCGGCAGACATCGGCGAGGACCGGCTTCTAGTCTGTGGGAACTGCTCCTTCTCTGCTAATGTGGAGACCTTGTCATCAGACGGAACTGACTGCCCACAGTGTAAAACTGGCACTCTAGTGGAGTCCAAGGGTATAGAGGTCGGCCACACCTTTTACTTGGGGAAAAAATACTCTCAATTATTCAATGCCACCTTCAGCAATGCCCAGAACAAGCCCAGTGTTGCTGAAATGGGCTGCTTTGGACTTGGAGTAACCCGTATTCTCGCTGCAGCCATTGAGGTGATGTCAACAGAGGAGGGGATCCGCTGGCCGGGGCTCCTGGCCCCCTACCAGGTCTGTGTTCTACCTCCGAAGAAAGGCAGTAAAGTGGACGAGGTGGCTCTCTTAGCTAATGACCTGGTTCACACTTTGGGAGAAGCTTTGCCACGTTTGAGAGGTGAAGTGGTTCTTGATGACCGTACACAAATGACTATTGGAAAGAGGCtgaaggacgccaacagactgggCTACCCATATGTTATTGTGGTCGGGCAGGGCGCATTAGAGGACACACCCAGGTTTGAGGTGATCTGTcaacagacaggtgagacgATTTTCCTCAGTAAAGACGGACTGGTAGATCTACTGGGAACAGTGGAAACTGTGTGA